One window of the Zea mays cultivar B73 chromosome 3, Zm-B73-REFERENCE-NAM-5.0, whole genome shotgun sequence genome contains the following:
- the LOC118476796 gene encoding homeotic protein knotted-1-like has product MEAHLHAMRQGSGERSGLSSPASLRWPGRGFGVGASSHGHGHSQHHCHHPWASSLSTVVAPLPPQPPGAGLQLTLNMVAIKAKIISHPHYYSLLTAYLECNKVGAPPEVSARPTEIAQEVEARQRMALGGLTAATEPELDQFMEAMEFMRRVESQLNSLSIPRRSLCNILSSGYWRKSATPTNISHRWAKMAAWRIEWGVRC; this is encoded by the exons atggaggcccacctccacgcaatGAGGCAGGGATCCGGGGAACGCTCCGGGCTTTCATCTCCTGCTTCACTAAG ATGGCCGGGTCGTGGCTTTGGAGTTGGCGCAAGCAGCCACGGCCATGGCCATAGCCAGCACCACTGCCACCACCCGTGGGCATCCTCCCTCAGCACCGTCGTAGCACCGCTGCCACCGCAACCGCCGGGCGCAGGCCTGCAGCTCACCCTGAACATGGTGGCGATCAAGGCCAAGATCATCTCGCACCCACACTACTACTCGCTCCTCACTGCCTACCTCGAGTGCAACAAGGTAGGGGCGCCACCGGAGGTGTCGGCAAGACCAACGGAGATTGCACAAGAAGTAGAGGCGCGACAGCGCATGGCGCTCGGCGGCCTGACCGCTGCGACGGAGCCAGAGCTGGACCAGTTCATGGAGGCGATGGAGTTCATGCGAAGGGTGGAGTCGCAGCTCAACTCGCTTTCCATCCCTAGAAGGTCGCTGTGCAACATCCTTTCATCTGGATATTGGCGGAAGAgtgccacccccacgaacatctcgcacaggtgggcgaagatggccgcctggaggatAGAGTGGGGGGTGAGGTGCTGA